The proteins below come from a single Gordonia pseudamarae genomic window:
- the mraY gene encoding phospho-N-acetylmuramoyl-pentapeptide-transferase: MTQILIAGGIALAVSILLTPVLIRLFSHRGFGQEIRVEGPQSHQTKRGTPSMGGVAIIAALWAGYFGSHLVAWVTDREGPTASGLLVLGLATVLGGVGFLDDIIKIRKHRNLGLNKTAKSVGQFVAAILFGVLVLQFRNDAGYAPASTTLSYVRDIDVMKMGSVAFVVFCWLVVAAWSNAVNFTDGLDGLAAGSMAMVLGSYVLVTFWQYRNACAGGPKSTAEITSGCYQVRDPLDLAVVAVAGGGACLGFLWWNAAPAKIFMGDTGSLALGGMLAGLSITTRTELLAVIIGALFVAEIMSVVIQIAFFRTTGRRVFRMAPFHHHFELGGWAETTVIIRFWLLTAIACALGLSLFYSEFVTGG, from the coding sequence GTGACACAGATTCTGATCGCCGGAGGCATCGCGCTCGCGGTGTCCATCCTGTTGACGCCGGTCCTGATCCGGCTGTTCTCGCACCGCGGCTTCGGACAGGAGATCCGGGTCGAGGGCCCGCAGAGTCACCAGACCAAACGCGGCACGCCGTCGATGGGCGGGGTGGCGATCATCGCCGCCCTGTGGGCCGGATATTTCGGATCGCACCTGGTGGCGTGGGTGACCGACAGGGAAGGGCCCACCGCCTCGGGTCTGCTGGTGCTGGGTCTGGCCACGGTACTCGGTGGTGTCGGTTTCCTCGACGACATCATCAAGATCCGCAAACATCGCAACCTCGGCCTGAACAAGACGGCCAAGTCGGTCGGACAGTTCGTGGCCGCGATCCTGTTCGGCGTCCTGGTGCTGCAGTTCCGCAACGACGCCGGATACGCCCCGGCCAGCACCACGCTGTCGTACGTGCGCGACATCGACGTCATGAAGATGGGTTCGGTCGCGTTCGTGGTGTTCTGCTGGCTCGTGGTGGCGGCCTGGTCCAATGCGGTCAACTTCACCGACGGTCTTGACGGTCTCGCCGCCGGCTCGATGGCGATGGTCCTGGGATCGTACGTGCTGGTCACGTTCTGGCAGTACCGCAACGCCTGCGCGGGCGGGCCGAAGTCGACGGCGGAGATCACCTCGGGCTGCTATCAGGTGCGTGACCCGCTGGATCTGGCGGTGGTGGCGGTCGCCGGCGGCGGAGCGTGTCTGGGATTCCTGTGGTGGAACGCGGCACCGGCGAAGATCTTCATGGGCGATACGGGTTCGCTCGCGCTCGGCGGCATGCTGGCCGGGCTGTCCATCACCACCCGCACCGAACTACTGGCCGTGATCATCGGCGCGCTGTTCGTCGCCGAGATCATGTCGGTGGTCATCCAGATCGCATTCTTCCGCACCACGGGGCGCCGGGTGTTCCGGATGGCGCCGTTCCATCACCACTTCGAGCTCGGCGGCTGGGCGGAGACGACCGTGATCATCAGGTTCTGGCTGCTCACGGCCATCGCCTGCGCACTGGGCCTGTCGCTGTTCTACAGCGAGTTCGTCACGGGCGGCTGA
- the ftsW gene encoding putative lipid II flippase FtsW, which produces MTSASSAQRGVRAQVTSVTIAVREVVGSLLSRPLASYHLVLALAGTLTTIGLVMVLSASSVEGYSKEGSAYGLFTTQLVFALMGVVVFYLTLWMPVRMFRRLAAVMITVTTVLLVLVLIPGIGIESYGARRWFTVAGLSVQPSELVKVALCVWGAHVLAARRKENAGLKELLIPLLPMAVLICVLIMLEPNLSTTITIAIIVAALLWFSGLSLAAFGSFAVIGAALAVLLSLVAGYRSQRVMSFLGHIDDPQGAGYQSRQAGYALANGGVFGEGLGQSRAKWNYLPNAHNDFIFAIIGEELGLLGGLMVVGLFGLFAYVGFRIASRSVDPFLRLLTSTITVLIVAQAFINIGYVIGILPVTGIQLPLVSAGGTSALTVLAMLGLMANAARHEPDAVAALAVGRRTGRTRWARLPAPVPYRAARVPTQRGKSQRTQDTHRREGGQVPSAPANRPSAARGGWSLGRGGTPRSAERTTGTRGAATRRARGATGRARGATGRMNVGTGTDGASGWERTARLRIDYRTGYSANLRADPAPRTQGRERRGGGRYSA; this is translated from the coding sequence ATGACGTCCGCGTCGTCGGCGCAGCGGGGTGTCCGCGCACAGGTCACCTCGGTGACCATCGCGGTACGGGAGGTTGTCGGCAGCCTGTTGAGCCGGCCGCTGGCCTCGTACCATCTCGTGCTGGCACTGGCCGGAACGCTCACCACGATCGGCCTGGTGATGGTCCTGTCCGCATCCTCGGTGGAGGGCTACTCCAAGGAAGGGTCGGCGTACGGGCTGTTCACCACCCAGCTGGTGTTCGCGCTCATGGGTGTGGTGGTGTTCTACCTCACCCTGTGGATGCCGGTGCGCATGTTCCGCAGGCTGGCCGCGGTGATGATCACCGTGACCACAGTGCTGCTGGTGCTGGTACTGATCCCGGGCATCGGCATCGAGAGCTACGGTGCGCGCCGGTGGTTCACCGTGGCGGGGCTGTCGGTGCAGCCGTCCGAGTTGGTCAAGGTCGCGCTCTGCGTGTGGGGCGCGCATGTGCTGGCCGCCCGCCGCAAGGAGAACGCGGGCCTGAAGGAACTGCTGATTCCGCTGCTGCCGATGGCAGTGCTGATCTGCGTCCTGATCATGCTCGAACCCAACCTGAGCACCACCATCACCATCGCCATCATCGTCGCGGCACTGCTGTGGTTCTCCGGGCTGTCGCTGGCCGCGTTCGGGTCGTTCGCCGTGATCGGTGCCGCGCTGGCGGTGCTGCTGTCCCTCGTCGCCGGCTACCGGTCCCAGCGCGTCATGAGCTTTCTCGGGCATATCGACGATCCGCAGGGTGCCGGCTACCAGTCCAGGCAGGCCGGGTACGCGCTGGCCAACGGTGGGGTCTTCGGTGAGGGCCTGGGTCAGAGCCGGGCCAAATGGAACTACCTGCCCAACGCGCACAACGACTTCATCTTCGCGATCATCGGCGAGGAGCTGGGATTGCTCGGCGGGCTGATGGTGGTCGGGCTGTTCGGGCTGTTCGCCTATGTCGGATTCCGCATCGCGTCGAGATCGGTCGACCCGTTCCTGCGGCTGTTGACCTCCACCATCACGGTGCTCATCGTCGCCCAGGCATTCATCAACATCGGGTATGTGATCGGGATCCTGCCGGTCACCGGTATCCAGTTGCCGTTGGTGTCGGCGGGCGGTACGTCGGCGCTCACCGTGCTGGCGATGCTGGGGCTGATGGCGAACGCCGCCCGCCACGAACCCGACGCGGTCGCCGCGCTGGCCGTAGGCAGGCGCACCGGACGCACCCGCTGGGCGCGGTTGCCCGCACCGGTGCCGTACCGGGCGGCGCGGGTTCCCACCCAGCGCGGGAAATCGCAGCGCACCCAGGACACCCACAGACGCGAGGGCGGACAGGTTCCGTCGGCACCGGCCAACCGTCCGTCCGCCGCACGTGGCGGCTGGTCGTTGGGCCGGGGCGGGACACCCCGGTCGGCCGAGCGCACCACCGGCACCCGCGGCGCGGCAACGCGCCGGGCGCGGGGGGCGACGGGCCGGGCGCGGGGGGCGACGGGCCGGATGAATGTGGGCACCGGCACAGATGGCGCGAGCGGATGGGAGCGGACCGCGCGGCTGCGGATCGACTACCGTACGGGGTACAGCGCCAACCTCCGGGCAGACCCGGCCCCACGCACACAAGGCCGGGAGCGCCGGGGCGGTGGACGCTACTCCGCGTGA
- a CDS encoding UDP-N-acetylmuramoyl-tripeptide--D-alanyl-D-alanine ligase, which produces MSTVTILSVDAPAGVAEIRELLRTAAQLRAGAVPVDGPVRIWALIGELELPADTSAPDGRSENERVVEHDLVGRLVVRLAIDKTLCVGGSRSVRALYQGAIMEGSWGDEVRIVPDAAQALEMTADEDDESWRPRAGDIVVVAGPAELVDVVRQWPTVLGYELDWAAGGASGPGDE; this is translated from the coding sequence ATGAGCACGGTGACGATCCTGTCGGTCGACGCCCCGGCCGGCGTCGCCGAGATCAGGGAGCTGCTGCGGACCGCCGCCCAACTACGTGCCGGTGCCGTGCCGGTGGACGGGCCGGTGCGGATCTGGGCGTTGATCGGTGAGCTGGAACTGCCCGCCGATACGTCCGCACCCGATGGTCGCAGTGAGAACGAACGCGTCGTCGAGCACGATCTCGTGGGTCGGCTGGTGGTGCGTCTGGCCATCGACAAGACCCTGTGCGTCGGCGGCTCCCGATCGGTGCGCGCGCTGTACCAGGGCGCGATCATGGAGGGTTCGTGGGGCGACGAGGTACGGATCGTACCGGATGCCGCGCAGGCGCTGGAGATGACGGCAGATGAGGATGACGAGTCGTGGCGCCCCCGGGCCGGTGACATCGTGGTGGTCGCCGGACCCGCAGAACTGGTTGATGTGGTGCGGCAGTGGCCGACGGTGCTGGGATACGAGCTGGACTGGGCGGCCGGCGGTGCGTCTGGGCCCGGTGATGAGTAG
- the murD gene encoding UDP-N-acetylmuramoyl-L-alanine--D-glutamate ligase, whose protein sequence is MRRTPIVELTVGEVVVGGAGVAGSSAARHLLAADVPVVVADTRFADAQDAGVPVAAELRAAGARCVGIDELLADPGWTDRTGLVVVSPGFAPTHQLVVAAAAAGVPVWGEVELAWRIDRAGWFGTPRTWLVVTGTNGKTTTTSMLESIVSADGRVAAACGNIGLPVLDALAAEPRAEVLCAELSSFQLHWAPSIVPDAGVVLNVAEDHLDWHGSFGAYRDAKATALHGRVGVVGLDDAVASGIETGTATRRVGFTLAAPDAGQLGVDDGVLVDRAFGAGRLIPAAQVRPAGPSGCSDALAAAALALAVGVAPLSVTAGLTDFTPAAHRGEVVETIDGIDFVDDSKATNPHAARAAIAAHDRVVLIAGGLLKGASVDDLFVEMRDRLAGAVAIGTDRDVIIDSIARHAPDVPAVTVFTGDDGAVNVQRFVAGVPVAENPGPAGAESPADLVMRHAVRQAWRLAVEANSAPGSEPVEAVLLAPAAASLDMFAGYGRRGDSFAVAARGLRGTDVSASR, encoded by the coding sequence ATGCGGAGGACACCGATCGTGGAGCTGACCGTCGGCGAGGTCGTCGTCGGCGGCGCGGGGGTCGCCGGCTCGTCGGCGGCCCGGCACCTGCTGGCGGCCGATGTGCCGGTGGTCGTCGCGGACACCAGGTTCGCCGACGCGCAGGATGCCGGTGTTCCGGTCGCGGCGGAGCTGCGGGCGGCGGGTGCCCGGTGCGTCGGGATCGATGAACTGCTCGCCGACCCGGGGTGGACCGACCGCACCGGTCTGGTGGTCGTCTCGCCGGGTTTCGCGCCGACGCATCAGCTGGTCGTGGCCGCCGCCGCGGCCGGCGTACCGGTGTGGGGTGAGGTGGAACTGGCCTGGCGGATCGATCGGGCCGGCTGGTTCGGCACGCCGCGCACCTGGCTGGTGGTGACCGGTACCAACGGCAAGACCACCACCACCTCGATGCTGGAATCCATCGTCTCGGCGGACGGCCGGGTGGCCGCGGCCTGCGGGAACATCGGTCTGCCGGTGCTGGACGCGTTGGCCGCCGAACCCCGCGCCGAGGTGCTCTGCGCCGAATTATCGTCCTTTCAGCTGCACTGGGCGCCGTCGATCGTGCCGGATGCCGGTGTGGTCCTCAACGTCGCCGAGGACCATCTCGACTGGCACGGCTCATTCGGCGCCTATCGGGACGCCAAGGCGACCGCCCTGCACGGGCGGGTCGGCGTCGTCGGCCTCGACGACGCGGTGGCGTCGGGGATCGAGACCGGAACCGCCACCCGCCGCGTCGGCTTCACGCTGGCGGCACCCGATGCCGGACAACTCGGCGTCGACGACGGGGTACTCGTCGATCGGGCGTTCGGGGCGGGCCGGCTGATCCCGGCGGCACAGGTGCGCCCGGCGGGCCCGTCCGGCTGCTCGGATGCCCTGGCCGCCGCGGCACTGGCATTGGCGGTGGGCGTCGCGCCGTTGTCGGTGACGGCCGGACTGACCGACTTCACCCCGGCCGCACATCGCGGCGAGGTCGTCGAGACCATCGACGGAATCGATTTCGTCGATGATTCGAAGGCCACCAACCCGCATGCGGCGCGGGCGGCGATCGCCGCCCACGACCGGGTGGTGCTCATCGCGGGTGGACTGCTCAAGGGTGCCTCGGTCGATGATCTGTTCGTCGAGATGCGTGATCGGCTCGCCGGGGCGGTGGCGATCGGCACGGATCGGGACGTCATCATCGACTCGATTGCACGACACGCCCCAGATGTCCCAGCTGTCACAGTGTTCACAGGTGACGATGGTGCGGTGAATGTGCAGCGATTCGTCGCCGGAGTCCCGGTTGCCGAGAACCCCGGTCCCGCCGGGGCTGAGTCCCCGGCCGATCTGGTGATGCGGCACGCGGTGCGCCAGGCGTGGCGTCTGGCGGTCGAGGCGAACAGCGCTCCGGGCTCAGAACCGGTCGAGGCGGTCCTGCTCGCCCCTGCCGCGGCCTCGCTCGACATGTTCGCCGGCTACGGCCGTCGCGGCGATTCGTTCGCCGTCGCGGCCCGAGGGCTGCGGGGTACGGACGTATCGGCGTCGCGATGA